The following nucleotide sequence is from Pelodiscus sinensis isolate JC-2024 chromosome 8, ASM4963464v1, whole genome shotgun sequence.
ccaatgacacgTTGGCACATGCAAACCTATAATGGAATTGATATGAGCAAATAAATGAAGAATATAAAGTTTTAGTCTGATTATTTTCTTTACATCTTATCCtaattatatatagatatatgtgAAACACTTTCATAATGATGAATTAGTACCATCACAATCATGTAATAACGAAATTTCTAATGGTTTGAGCAGGGGGATGGGAGTAAGAACTACTGGGTACAATTCCAGCCTGCTATAAGGACTCTCAGATTCTCTTCTCAATTGTGTCATTGGCTTGCTTTGTGACCTTGAGGAAGTCACTACCTCTCTGCCTGTGCTTCCCCTTCTATACAATGGGAATAATAACAATTTATCTTCTTAGGAACATAAGGAGGCTTTAATGATGTTTGTAAAGCACGTTGAGATATACAGATTTCACTATAAGTAGAAGTCTTTCCATGGCAACAGACTGGTATTCAGGATTATGACTTCATTTCAGGATCAAGCAGAAAAGATTGTGTGGGATAGAAATCTCATTCCAATATAAATGCTTAAAAATTGGAGGAAATACAATGAAAAGGGATTAGTTATGTAAAcagctttttaaagaaaacactATTTTCCACACATTTGTCCCCTGTGAAATTCTTGCTGCCAATacatatatttattattattattattttattattattattgtatttattAGGCTCAAATGCATGTTCTTACTTCAGCAATCATGTAAACTTTCCCATGCACATAAAACTGCTGTGAAACAGCATAATAAGTTAAGGTGTTACCTCAGTGGCATTCCTACTGTGGAATAATCAGCCACTTGTATCATAGCTACACTTAATTCACCATATAACAAAAACTGAATGCTCAAAACAGCTCCATGTTTTACTATTTCTTTAAGGCAGAATTTCCTGTTTTaatagctatttaaaaaacaGGCTATCTGAATAAAAAATTACAACTCTGGTTTTCTGTCTTTCAGATATAAAAAGTTCTGATGAATCCATTCAGGCCGTATTTTCACTATGGGGAAGATCGACACTGTCGCAATCTATCTTCCAGAGTtagatttagtggatctagtaaacTGAACATTGAGGGAGCCCCCCATCGGGGCTTTTACTCCTGCTCCttgtgaggaataagagaagccaacatttgctcccattggcctcccactgtggagactgtgctgaaactcaaattaaggtatatcaactccagctatgtaattaatatagctggagttgcgtatcgtAATTCAAcctttccctttagtgtagaccttaTCTCAGAGAAGCAGTAATGAGAATGCCCTCCAACATACTCATTGTACTTGCTTGCAAAAGGCTatgaatatgtttttaaaatctgGATGTCTTCTCAAGCAGAGCAACACGTTCCAAATATTTAATCTGTCAATATGATCTAATATACAAACAAAACCTATTAAGCTCTATACCAACTGCACAAATTACTAATCCTTTCAAATGTTCTGATCTTAGATACATGCATACACTTCTACCCTTGAACTACAAAAGCTGGATTATATAGCCAGGGGATTTAAAGACAATTGTTCTTTAAATCTAATCAGAAATTAATTaggcaatgtttaaaaaaattagtagAGCCAAAAATTAACTCAATGACAATAATGGGGGGGACTATGAAGCATTCATAGAACTTAAATTTCATGATTCTTGCAAGAACGGGGCATCGTTCATGAAAACCCAGCAATGTTCATTGGCAGTCACCCTGCCTATAAGTATTTTCAAATTTTGGATTCTGAGAAATGTTGATTATAATAAAACATTCAGCAGAGCAATACACAATTTTCCCTAGGGCAAATGAAATAAAACTATTTCAAGTTATCACGAGGCTCTAGTTTTTCCTCAGACAGCCTGTTTTCCCCCAAACATAAAAGGAAACTACTTGAAAATATTTTCTACAAGTTTATAGTATTTGAATTGAAAAAAACATTTCTGTGTTAATAAAAGACTTCttaacctgtttttaaatacaggcaTCATGGTGAGTAAGGAATCCAGCAAATGCTTACTCACAACCACTGAAAGTGAAGTTGAGCCAGCAGCTTCACTTGCTTTGGAGATGAAATATGCATTGGATCCCAACCGACAGattaagaaaagaaacaaagcCCTTCAGGTGAGATTTAAAGATATCTGCGAGGCCCAGAATGAACAAAGGGAGAAACAACTATCTACAATACAGCATGCagacaaaaaagaaacaaaacccatCTCTTATAAAGCAGCTTATCGTAAATATATGACGGTCCCTGCACGAAGGTCAATACCTAATGTCACTAAGAGCACAGGAGTTCAGACCTCACCAGATCTTAAAAAGTGTTACCAGACATTTCCTTTGGATCGCAAAAAAGGGAATATTATTAAAAGCATCTCAGCTGTTGACACCTTTAAGAGTGAAAACAATGGATTTTTAATAGATATTAAGGATAAAGATAATAAAAACTCAGGGGAGGCTGCTCATAGTAGCAAAATCAGTGACCTAAAGACAGCAGAGTTTATTTCCCATACTAATGAACGCATGAATGCAGTAGAACAGCCTTCTAGTGACAACTGTTCAGAGGCATGTAGAAGCACTGATTTGCACAGCTGTACTAAAGAACCTCCTTCTCTTCAAAACTCAGCAGACTCTACTTCAGAAGAGCCTGATTACCAGCTGCATGATAACGCAAAACATGATACAGGACCACTGGATATTGAGGAATCTAATCAATCAGCACATGGGAAAGTGTTTAAGACGGAAGTAGCTACAATTTATTTACCTGCTTCCAGTTCACATGCCACACAGCCTGACCTGCAAAACTCTGCAGCAGAGACTGAGTGGTCACTCTGCCCAGCAATagaggaggaaaaaaggagaaCTGTGCATCTTAATGGTCTGCAATCCCAATCAGTGAATGCTCAGGCCTACTCAACACAGGCACAGTGCCCATCAGCCGAATGTAATGAACAGACCCTTCAGATAAATGTTTCACCTATGGAAGAAAACCAGCCTTGTCAGACAGCAGTTGCTGTGAGTGAAGAATGCCAACAAATTGTGCCTCGTACAGAAGTGGTAGACTTGAAAGCACAGCTTCAGATGATGGAGAATTTGATCAGCTCAAGCCAGGAAACCATAAAAGTGCTGTTGGGTGTCATTCAGGAGCTAGAAAAAGGAGAAGCTCATAGAGAAGGGTAAGTataaactaaaatattttaaaaagatttcttAATATGTACTGTCATTTAAATTTGTTAATTTAATCTACACAAGGAGCATAAACCTTAAGTAGATTCCAGTACTGAACCAGTTTCATATTGCTAACATATACTGAATGTTTTTGCTTTGGAAATATGTCCTAGATTAACTTCTTAAAATATAAGTTATTTAAATTCCGTAGGCTGAATATTTACTTGAttcatatatgtatatgtatatgtattttTGTGAAGGAATTGAATCTATTAGTGTGAGGATTAGTGCCTGAAATGACACGGAAGCTATTTCACTTTTCCAAatatgcacataacaaaataccTTTTAGAATATGAATTATTCAGTATGCTTTTTATATCAACAACTTGTATGAACAATAATTCTCTGTTTGGCATTAAAATTAGAAGAAAGACCTCATTCTATAATAGATTTATCTT
It contains:
- the INSYN2A gene encoding inhibitory synaptic factor 2A isoform X1 — its product is MVSKESSKCLLTTTESEVEPAASLALEMKYALDPNRQIKKRNKALQVRFKDICEAQNEQREKQLSTIQHADKKETKPISYKAAYRKYMTVPARRSIPNVTKSTGVQTSPDLKKCYQTFPLDRKKGNIIKSISAVDTFKSENNGFLIDIKDKDNKNSGEAAHSSKISDLKTAEFISHTNERMNAVEQPSSDNCSEACRSTDLHSCTKEPPSLQNSADSTSEEPDYQLHDNAKHDTGPLDIEESNQSAHGKVFKTEVATIYLPASSSHATQPDLQNSAAETEWSLCPAIEEEKRRTVHLNGLQSQSVNAQAYSTQAQCPSAECNEQTLQINVSPMEENQPCQTAVAVSEECQQIVPRTEVVDLKAQLQMMENLISSSQETIKVLLGVIQELEKGEAHREGLSYRTGQDTANCDTCRNSACIIYSVELDFKQQEDKLQPVLKKLHPIEETQVAPLPYSQESYSSTPKQKSKTDSKKHGRWKLWFL
- the INSYN2A gene encoding inhibitory synaptic factor 2A isoform X2, coding for MVSKESSKCLLTTTESEVEPAASLALEMKYALDPNRQIKKRNKALQVRFKDICEAQNEQREKQLSTIQHADKKETKPISYKAAYRKYMTVPARRSIPNVTKSTGVQTSPDLKKCYQTFPLDRKKGNIIKSISAVDTFKSENNGFLIDIKDKDNKNSGEAAHSSKISDLKTAEFISHTNERMNAVEQPSSDNCSEACRSTDLHSCTKEPPSLQNSADSTSEEPDYQLHDNAKHDTGPLDIEESNQSAHGKVFKTEVATIYLPASSSHATQPDLQNSAAETEWSLCPAIEEEKRRTVHLNGLQSQSVNAQAYSTQAQCPSAECNEQTLQINVSPMEENQPCQTAVAVSEECQQIVPRTEVVDLKAQLQMMENLISSSQETIKVLLGVIQELEKGEAHREGVELDFKQQEDKLQPVLKKLHPIEETQVAPLPYSQESYSSTPKQKSKTDSKKHGRWKLWFL